Within Candidatus Thermoplasmatota archaeon, the genomic segment ATTTAGTGATGTGAAAAGCGTTGCCCATAATTTTGGAAGGACGGCAGAGTTGCTGAAAGAAAAAGAGGTAAAGTCTTACGCGCCTGGCATCATTCATGGTGTCCTGGATATAAAAATTTTTTGAACACCTCGTCTTTAACTGTGCATTACCCGCATTACCAGGAGGTGAGGAGAACAGCCCCCAGACTGTGGTGAAAATCCTTTTTCATCCTTCTATTGTTCGGCAATAACTCTTTCTTTTCTCAACTTTTTGCTGAGTTCCTTTCCTTTCGACAGGAATCTTTACCCTCGAATTAGGAAAGTCTTTTTTAACATAGGCGAATAAATAAATTTTTAAGTGCCATATAGATTAACTTGTAAGTATTATGGCTATAAAGTGCCCGATATGCGGCGAGAAAAATCCAGATGATGCAGATAAGTGCAAGGCATGCGGTGCCCTATTGGAAGAACCATCTGAAAAAAAAGTCAAGCCTGAAAAGATTTTAATTGCCATATTCATTTTCGCCCTTCTGATTATCGTTGCCATTATCGCAGCGCCAATCATCTATAAAAGTGTGCCCGCAAATAACCACAAACCCGACTCTGATGGAGACGGTATGCCCGACTCCTGGGAAACAGAAAATAATCTAAATCCCAATGACCCAAATGATCGTAATGAAGATCCTGATGAAGATGGTCTAATCAACTTTGAAGAATATAAACGCGATACCGATCCCCACAATCCAGATACCGATGGCGACGGTGTTCCAGATGGACTAGACCTTATTCCGAGGTGTGATGCAGGCATACAGGTAATCATAGAAACTCTGCGGATAAAGGATCCAGTGGATCTTCTTGGTATGAAAGATCCAGGAGAAATCTTCTTTAAAATTTATATTGACGATGAATTTATAGGCGAGGTACCAGATGAACCAGAGGAACTGGAAATAGACAGAGTTTACGATGTAAACTGGAGCATCCAATACAATGTTTCTGATGATAAACCGTCGTATAAAATCAGGATTGAGATGTATGATAAGGACACAATAAGAGAAGAGTTGTTGGACATTAATGGGGTCGATCCTTCAAAGGATAAATCTGGTTATTATCTTGAAATAAATTACTATCTGGGCACAGACGATGTTGGCCGGGAGCAGCCAGGTTCATCAGACGGAAGTGATGACGGAAACACTGGTCTCCACGATGACAAGGATGGAATGATTGAGTATAAAATCACTACAGTTGATATGCTGGCAATTTAGTTTATCTTTCAATCCGTATGTCCTTTGTGCCAGCTGCCACAATTTTTCCGTCATACCCGAGTTCCACAGGAAATGAAAGGAATCAAATCAACCTCCTCATCAACATGATCGGGAATAGGCCTGATATATCCTTTACGGCCGGGTTTTTGCCCTGACTCCCCTTCTGCAAAAATTATTTATCTGGCAATGAACTATACTATTATGCCCATTTTTTTTCCGCATTTGGTACATTTGCCATCTTTCAGTCCGACTATTTTTGCTGAAAAACCATATCTTTCTATTATTTTATTTTCGCATGCAGGACAAAAAGTATTTTCGTACTGCCCATGAGGAACATTTCCAATGTAAATATAATCAAGGCCTTCACTTTTTGCAATATCATATGCCCTGAGCAATGTTTTCATTGGAGTCGGTGGAACATCCATCATTCTGTAATGGGGGTAAAAAGCAGAAAAATGCGTAGGTGTACCATTACCAATTTCATCGATAACCCATTTAGAGAATTTTTTAATTTCTTTTTCGGAATCGTTACGGCCTGGGATTACAAGATAAGTGATTTCCAGATGCACTTCCATCTCTTTATACATCTTGCATGCATCCAGAACTGGCTGAAGCCTTGCCTTACAAATTTTTTTGTAAAATTCTTCATTCATAGCCTTTATATCAACATTTGCCGCATCCAGATAAGGAGAAATTTCTTTTATTGCATCTTTACCTGCAAAGCCGTTGGTAACATATACGGTGTACAGCCCTTCTCTCTTGGCAATTTTTGCAGAATCATAAGTATACTCCCACCATATCGTCGGCTCATTATATGTCCATGCTATCCCCTCACACCCATATTCCTTCGCTTTTTTTACCGCCTCTTCTGGAGGGACGTCTGTCAGGATGTGATCCTCTGGTTTTGCCTGTGAGATTGTGTAATTCTGGCAATATAAGCATTTAAGGTTGCATCCCACGGTACCTAGAGAAAGGGCAGTCGTGCCTGGATGAAAATGGAAAAGGGGTTTTTTTTCTATTGGATCCGGATAAACGGACGAGCACAATGAATGTATGAGGGTATATAACTTTCCATCTCTGTTCTCTCTTACGCCGCATATTCCCCTCTTTCCTTTTGGAATGACACATCCATGGGGACAGAGGTAACATTTTATTTTACCATTTCCATGCCAGAAACTTGCTTCCTTTATCATTTCAACAAAATTGAGATGACGCTATAAATAACTTGTCCCCTTTGTGGAGCTCTACGGCATTTTTAGAAGGCTATGTTATGATTTCCTCGAGTTTTTCTTCCTCTATAGCCATTTTTATTTCCTGTGATATTCTCTGTCCTGTAGATAAGTCAGGCTGAATTAGGTCGGCATAAGGGGAACCAGAGATATAAAAATTTGTTCCTGCTACGATTCTTGCTGATATCTCAAAAACTTTGAAAGCAAGCTCCTCCGTCACAACAGTTTCAAGGCAGAACGGGCCGATTACCCCCCCAAAAAGTTCATAGGATTTTTTGACGACTTTTTCCCCCATGTCAAAAACTTTCTGGAGAAGAGACTCACGCATGACGATTGGAATATTTCCAGTTACGACAAATGCCGGCTTGATGCCCATGTCCTCCAGTTCTGAAATGGAACCCAGGCGGTGCGCCTCGTCAATATTTGTTTCATCTCTCCTGTCCACTGACAGAACCTGCAGTGTTCCTTTTCCCACCCTATACCCTTCCTTTAGAATGGGAGAGTAAAAATAATGGATATAGTAGCGTGTTCCCACCAAAAATTCCTGAACGATGTATGGTTTCTCTCTATCTACCTTTTTCTTAAAATCCTGATAGTTCTTTGCGATAAAAAAGCCTTTTCCACCTTTTGCCCCGTGATATTTTACGATGATGGGAACCGATATGTCCCTCGGATCTTCAACAATCTTCGGCATTTCAAGCCCCGCTCCCTCAAGCCATTCCCTCTCTTTATCCCTATCAGATTCCCATTCAAGGACATCCCTGTTTCCGAATATCGGCAGCTCAAGCTTTTCAAAATTTTTCGCACCCATATATTCAACGAAGGAGCCATGGGGAACTATCACTGCGTTCTTTTCCTGAAGTTTTGGGGCATAATCATTCATTTTTTTGTAGTCGTCGATTACGAGAAATTCATCTGGCCTGCCCAGAGGAAAGCAATCATAAAAACGGGGCGGAGATTTTATTGCTATCCCTACGCTGTTGAAGCCTTCTTTTCTGGCCCCATTAAAAATTTGCAGGGAAGAGTGAGAGCACACCGTTGCAATGGAAATGTTGTTTTTATCGTATCCCTCAAGTATTTTCTTTATCCCCATTAAGTAAAATATAGGCATCTCTTTTAAATGTTTCTGTTGGCTTTTCATTATTCTATGCATAGATTTGGTGCTTGCTGCTTTAATTCTGACAATAAAATATGTAGGAAGAGCTGGACTGAAGCAAAGATGGAGGCAGACCCAAATAATATATACACAATGGGAATTAATGATTGCAAAAAAGAAAAGTTAAAAAAGCAGATGCATATTCAAAAAGGTGGAAAAATGAAGGTAATGGAGAATGACTTGAGAGGTAAAAAAGTTATGAGCGATGAGGGCATGTATCTCGGGACGCTTCGCAACATAACTGTTGACGAGAGAACGGGGAAACTGGAGGATATCCTTGTAGAGCCCTCTGATAAGATAGACCCTCGCCTTTATCATCAGAATGAAAAGGGGTATCTGCTGTTTCCATTTGAATCAGTAAAATCTGTGAGAGACGTAATAGTGGTAGGAGAAGAATAATCTTACATGGATGAATTTTTTGATCCTGTGGGAGTAGCGATAGTTGGGGCTTCCTCCCGCCCGGGGAAAATAGGCTATGAAATATTGAAAAATGTTCTTTCGTCCCAGAAGAAAGTTTATCCTGTAAATCCCAGCGCAGAAAATATCCTGGGAGTGAAATGTTATCCATCGGTAAGCTCCATAAAGGAAAGAGTTAACCTTGCTGTTGTTGCCACACCTTCGGGCAAAATTCTTGATGTTGTCGAGGATTGCAGAAAAAAGGGAATAAGGGCCATGGTCATCATATCCGGCGGATTTAAAGAAGTGGGAAACAAAGAGATGGAAGAAAAAATGGTGAAAGCCGCAAAAAGACATGGGATGCGTATAATAGGCCCGAACTGCATCGGAATATATAACGCAAAAAACGGATTCAATACCTTCTTTCAGAAAGGCATGGGCTTGCCAGAATATGGGAATGTGGCAATATTGACGCAATCCGGAACGATAGGAATCGGGCTGCTGGAAAAATTTGCGGGCAACATGGGAATATCAAAATTTGTTTCATACGGCAACAGGGCTGATGTGGATGAAATTGATATGATGAAATATCTCGAAAAGGATGACGATACCGACGTAATAGCCATTTATATGGAAAGCATAAAGAACGGCAGGAAATTTTTTGAGGAACTGCCCGACAAGCCTGTCATCATATTAAAATCTGGCAGAACTCCTCTCGGGGAAAATGCTGCCGCCCTGCATACGGGGGCTATGGCAACAAACTATAACATATTCAAAGGAGCTGCCAGGCAGTACGGAGCTGTAACTGCGGACAGTTTCGAGGAATTTTATGACATAATAAGGATAATTGCGACACAACCCCTGCCCCACGGCGGGAAAGTGGGCATAATAACAAATGGTGCAGGCCCATGTGTTATCGCAGCCGACCACATATATAATTCAAAAAATCTCAGCCTGCCGGAATTGGGCAGAAACATGATTTCGGAGAAATTGCCATCGTTCGCAATCTTATCGAATCCTCTGGATCTTACAGGGAGTGCAAGGGCAGAACATTTCCTTGAAGGTATAAGAGCAATGGAAAACGATATCAACATAGATATCATCATGCCGTTTTTTGTTTTTCAGGATGCGCCTCTTACAGACTCATTGAATAAATTGTATGAGGGCGTAAAAAAACTCGAGCATAAGAAACCGATAGTGGCAGTATCAATAGGCGGGGGACAGGAAGTGGAAATGATGAAGCACGGCATCCCTTTATTGGAGGAGCCGGTCAGGGCGATAAAATCACTGGATAAAATAGTTGGATACGCAAGGTGGAAAAATGAGAATCGCAGTTCTTGAGAGGGATAGATGCTACCCAAAAAAGTGTTCCCAGGAATGCATGAGATACTGTCCGCGGGTGAGGAGCGGGGATGAGACAATAGTTATGGACGAGAAAACGGGTAAGCCAATCATATCCGAAGAACTTTGTGTTGGGTGCGGCATATGCGTCCGCAAATGCCCTTTCAATGCTATACATATTGAGAACTTGGCGGATGAATTGGAAGTGGATTTGATACATCAGTTTGGTGAGAATGAATTTCGTCTTTTCCGTCTTCCTGTACCAAAAAAAGGAAAGGTCGTGGGTATACTCGGACAAAATGGAATAGGCAAAACCACTGCAATAAAAATTCTTTCCGGGGAGCTTAAACCCAATCTGGGGAAATGGCAGTCTCAGTTTTCAGTAGATGAGCTTGAATACTGGAGGGGCACGGAGATGTATAATTATATGAAGGATGTATTTTCTGGCAGCATTGAAGTGGCTTTTAAATCTCAGTATGTGGATCAACTTGCTTTGGCTGATAGCAAGGTAATGGACATTGTTGATAGTGCCGGGATAATAAAAAAATTTGAACTGGAAGGAATAACCGACAGAAGAATGAATGAGTTATCAGGGGGGGGCTTGCAAAAAGTGGCAATTGCATCAACAACGGCGAAAGATGCAGACATTTACTTTTTTGATGAACCGTCGTCATATCTGGATATAAATTGCCGCATTAAAATGGCAAAGGCCATTCGCAGCCTTGCAGAAGATAAGATGGTTATTGTTGTTGAACACGACCTTGCTGTCCTGGATTTCCTTGCTGATATTATCTACCTGATATATGGAAAGAAAGGCGTGTACGGCATCGTAACCCAGCCGAAATCCGTGAGGCATGGGATAAACCTTTACCTGTCTGGCTATCTCAAGGAGGAAAACATAAGATTCGGGGAGGAGATAAAATTTGAGATCCATCCTCCGAGGGAGAAAAAGTCGTTGAATACCCTGCTGACGTTCAATAAATTAAAGAAAACTTTTGATAATTTCAAACTTGAAACCGAAGAGGGAGAGATACATGAAAGTGAAGTTGTCGGGGTTGTCGGACCGAACGCTATTGGAAAAACAACATTTGTGAAAATGCTCGCCGGCGTCATCGAACCTACGGAAGGAGAGATAGATTCTGAGGTAAAGGTAAGTTACAAACCCCAATATGTCAGGCCAGTCGAAGGCACGGTAAGGGAGATATTCATGAAAAGCAAATCACTGAACCCGTTTTATGAAAAGGAGATCATAATGCCCCTGGGAGTGGAAAATTATTATTATAAAAAGCTCAAGGATCTGTCAGGGGGAGAACTGCAGACGGTGGCAATATCGCTTTGCCTTTCAAGAGAGGCCGATATATAT encodes:
- the amrS gene encoding AmmeMemoRadiSam system radical SAM enzyme, with the translated sequence MIKEASFWHGNGKIKCYLCPHGCVIPKGKRGICGVRENRDGKLYTLIHSLCSSVYPDPIEKKPLFHFHPGTTALSLGTVGCNLKCLYCQNYTISQAKPEDHILTDVPPEEAVKKAKEYGCEGIAWTYNEPTIWWEYTYDSAKIAKREGLYTVYVTNGFAGKDAIKEISPYLDAANVDIKAMNEEFYKKICKARLQPVLDACKMYKEMEVHLEITYLVIPGRNDSEKEIKKFSKWVIDEIGNGTPTHFSAFYPHYRMMDVPPTPMKTLLRAYDIAKSEGLDYIYIGNVPHGQYENTFCPACENKIIERYGFSAKIVGLKDGKCTKCGKKMGIIV
- a CDS encoding formate--phosphoribosylaminoimidazolecarboxamide ligase, producing the protein MGIKKILEGYDKNNISIATVCSHSSLQIFNGARKEGFNSVGIAIKSPPRFYDCFPLGRPDEFLVIDDYKKMNDYAPKLQEKNAVIVPHGSFVEYMGAKNFEKLELPIFGNRDVLEWESDRDKEREWLEGAGLEMPKIVEDPRDISVPIIVKYHGAKGGKGFFIAKNYQDFKKKVDREKPYIVQEFLVGTRYYIHYFYSPILKEGYRVGKGTLQVLSVDRRDETNIDEAHRLGSISELEDMGIKPAFVVTGNIPIVMRESLLQKVFDMGEKVVKKSYELFGGVIGPFCLETVVTEELAFKVFEISARIVAGTNFYISGSPYADLIQPDLSTGQRISQEIKMAIEEEKLEEIIT
- a CDS encoding CoA-binding protein, translating into MDEFFDPVGVAIVGASSRPGKIGYEILKNVLSSQKKVYPVNPSAENILGVKCYPSVSSIKERVNLAVVATPSGKILDVVEDCRKKGIRAMVIISGGFKEVGNKEMEEKMVKAAKRHGMRIIGPNCIGIYNAKNGFNTFFQKGMGLPEYGNVAILTQSGTIGIGLLEKFAGNMGISKFVSYGNRADVDEIDMMKYLEKDDDTDVIAIYMESIKNGRKFFEELPDKPVIILKSGRTPLGENAAALHTGAMATNYNIFKGAARQYGAVTADSFEEFYDIIRIIATQPLPHGGKVGIITNGAGPCVIAADHIYNSKNLSLPELGRNMISEKLPSFAILSNPLDLTGSARAEHFLEGIRAMENDINIDIIMPFFVFQDAPLTDSLNKLYEGVKKLEHKKPIVAVSIGGGQEVEMMKHGIPLLEEPVRAIKSLDKIVGYARWKNENRSS
- a CDS encoding PRC-barrel domain-containing protein, with translation MKVMENDLRGKKVMSDEGMYLGTLRNITVDERTGKLEDILVEPSDKIDPRLYHQNEKGYLLFPFESVKSVRDVIVVGEE
- a CDS encoding ribosome biogenesis/translation initiation ATPase RLI gives rise to the protein MRIAVLERDRCYPKKCSQECMRYCPRVRSGDETIVMDEKTGKPIISEELCVGCGICVRKCPFNAIHIENLADELEVDLIHQFGENEFRLFRLPVPKKGKVVGILGQNGIGKTTAIKILSGELKPNLGKWQSQFSVDELEYWRGTEMYNYMKDVFSGSIEVAFKSQYVDQLALADSKVMDIVDSAGIIKKFELEGITDRRMNELSGGGLQKVAIASTTAKDADIYFFDEPSSYLDINCRIKMAKAIRSLAEDKMVIVVEHDLAVLDFLADIIYLIYGKKGVYGIVTQPKSVRHGINLYLSGYLKEENIRFGEEIKFEIHPPREKKSLNTLLTFNKLKKTFDNFKLETEEGEIHESEVVGVVGPNAIGKTTFVKMLAGVIEPTEGEIDSEVKVSYKPQYVRPVEGTVREIFMKSKSLNPFYEKEIIMPLGVENYYYKKLKDLSGGELQTVAISLCLSREADIYLIDEPSAYLDSTQRMNVAKVINRVMDKEGVAALVVDHDVYFIDMVSQSLMVFTGEAETKGRGMGPFDLRTGMNIFLKELEITFRRDEESNRPRVNKLDSRLDREQKATGEYYYEPVG